From bacterium, the proteins below share one genomic window:
- a CDS encoding efflux RND transporter periplasmic adaptor subunit, producing the protein MRTTHVVVAGALALLALGCGGGHPEGAARQATPVDATLALVEERTEPRPIEAQGVVMPEQETFLSSRAMGPVVAVHAAAGDVVQAGQVLLEIQQDLSHGQLAQAHGARAQAEAALALARRNLERFQKLYDKNSCSELELDMARLQFEQAKGAVEQASGAVSSAGSVADESQVRAPFHAVVVERMVNVGDLSAPGRPLFRLQSQTGRRLWLAVRETDAPHVKVGMELPVTLDSRPDLGTIAGRVVEIVPAADMATHTITVRVDLGRGPIMSGLSGKALIPGDERRVLLAPGEAIHRAGGLALATVVDADGLARTRAVTTGSRRDGFVEVLSGLSAGDRVVSPLTAPIADGTPVRAN; encoded by the coding sequence ATGAGGACAACGCATGTGGTGGTGGCCGGGGCCCTGGCGCTGCTGGCCCTGGGTTGCGGGGGTGGACACCCGGAGGGCGCCGCGCGCCAGGCGACTCCTGTGGACGCCACGCTGGCCCTGGTGGAGGAGCGGACGGAGCCGCGCCCCATCGAGGCGCAGGGCGTGGTGATGCCGGAGCAGGAGACCTTCCTCTCCAGCCGGGCGATGGGTCCCGTCGTGGCGGTGCATGCCGCCGCCGGCGACGTGGTGCAGGCGGGACAGGTCCTCCTTGAGATCCAGCAGGATCTCAGCCATGGCCAGCTGGCCCAGGCCCACGGCGCCAGGGCACAGGCCGAGGCGGCCCTGGCCCTGGCCCGCCGCAATCTGGAGCGCTTCCAGAAGCTCTATGACAAGAACTCCTGCTCGGAGCTGGAGCTGGACATGGCCCGCCTCCAGTTCGAGCAGGCCAAGGGCGCCGTCGAGCAGGCCTCCGGCGCCGTCTCCTCGGCCGGCAGCGTGGCCGACGAAAGCCAGGTGCGCGCCCCCTTCCACGCCGTGGTGGTGGAGCGCATGGTCAACGTGGGCGATCTGAGCGCCCCGGGCCGTCCCCTCTTCCGCCTGCAGTCGCAGACAGGACGCCGCCTGTGGCTGGCCGTGCGCGAGACGGACGCCCCCCACGTCAAGGTCGGCATGGAGCTGCCCGTCACCCTGGACAGCCGGCCCGACCTGGGCACCATCGCCGGCCGCGTGGTGGAGATCGTGCCCGCCGCCGACATGGCCACCCACACCATCACCGTGCGGGTCGACCTGGGGCGCGGTCCCATCATGAGCGGCCTCTCGGGCAAGGCCCTCATCCCGGGCGACGAGCGCCGGGTGCTCCTGGCCCCCGGCGAGGCCATCCATCGGGCGGGCGGCCTCGCCCTGGCCACCGTGGTGGACGCCGATGGCCTGGCCCGCACCCGCGCCGTGACGACGGGATCCCGCCGCGACGGATTTGTCGAGGTGCTGAGCGGCCTGTCCGCCGGCGACCGCGTGGTCAGCCCCCTGACGGCCCCCATCGCCGACGGCACGCCCGTCCGCGCCAACTGA
- a CDS encoding efflux RND transporter permease subunit: MSEHNTVPPDAPETQAGRSLAEVEREALRVKMGRRSIGLSGRIAGAFLDSKLTPLLVVAALLLGIFAVAVTPREEEPQIKVPMVDVMLGFPGASAKEVEQRVISPAEKLIYEIENVEYVYSTSMPSGGMVIVRFKVGTDPDQAVLRVHAKLMSAMDRMPPGAMQPLVKLVTIDDVPAAAYTLWGRGKSPGELRAVAEELNALLTRHDRVAQTTILGGQPRVVKITFDKSRLSSFNASLLQAWQALQGANWSLPAGAMSSGDQELEVQVGDFLRSADEVATVVVGSYQGRPVYVRDVATVEDGPADPTQYVWMGTGPAAAEKGASPGQDTPAVTLSIAKKPGTNAVELVADLDRLIADQSGRVIPGDVTVTKTRDYGATAGEKSNELIFHVFLATISVVILMGIMLGRKEAIVVLVAVPVTLALTLAASYFFGYTLNRVTLFALIFSIGILVDDAIVVVENVHRHYQLRWTNARHATIFGVDEVGNPTILATFTVIAALMPLAFVSGLMGPYMRPIPVNASAAMFFSLLVAFVVSPWLTYRLFNRGAKKDGADLGHQHFDQTEEETRLHKGYARLMRPLLQNPRRRWAALGGVAALLLLSMALVPMRAVLVKMMPYDNKSEIQVVIDAPEGYPLERTNAAARDLAQVFAGLPEVTDYQIYVGTSAPFNFNGLVRHYFLRNQANQADIQVNLVEKKHRQDASHDFAKRVRGLLLPIAERHGVNIKVAEVPPGPPVLSTMVAEIYGPSDEGRVEVARQVRGILESTEGIVDVDWMVEENAPRAELVVDREKAMRSGVTAEMVARTLRLALAGADAGLLHVELDRAAVPLRMQLERGQRSRVEDLLDLTVHSAEGRMIPLAELVRVEERQRESFIYHKNLQPVTYVIGEVAGSAESPVYGILNMNPRVEAITAPDGRPLEVMSTHMPENSQRYALKWDGEWHITYEVFRDMGIAFAVVMVLIYVLVVGWFGSFVTPLIIMAPIPLTLIGILPGHAVLGVFFTATSMIGFIALAGIIVRNSILLVDFINLEIRSGESLENAVMKAGAVRFRPILLTALALVVGAGVIYLDPIFQGLAVSLIAGVLVSTALTLVVIPLLYFMYLAKVGTGIVLEKE, encoded by the coding sequence ATGAGCGAGCACAACACCGTCCCGCCCGATGCACCGGAAACCCAGGCGGGGCGAAGCCTGGCCGAGGTGGAGCGCGAAGCCCTGCGCGTCAAGATGGGCCGGCGCAGCATCGGCCTCAGCGGGCGCATCGCCGGCGCCTTCCTCGACAGCAAGCTGACGCCCCTGCTCGTGGTGGCCGCCCTGCTGCTGGGCATCTTCGCCGTGGCCGTCACGCCGCGCGAGGAGGAGCCGCAGATCAAGGTGCCCATGGTGGACGTCATGCTGGGTTTTCCCGGCGCCAGCGCCAAGGAGGTCGAGCAGCGGGTCATCTCCCCCGCCGAAAAGCTGATCTACGAGATCGAGAACGTGGAGTATGTCTACTCCACGTCGATGCCCAGCGGCGGCATGGTCATCGTGCGCTTCAAGGTGGGCACCGACCCCGACCAGGCGGTCCTGCGCGTCCATGCCAAGCTGATGAGCGCCATGGATCGCATGCCGCCCGGCGCCATGCAACCCCTGGTCAAGCTTGTCACCATCGACGACGTGCCCGCCGCGGCCTACACCCTGTGGGGGCGGGGCAAGAGTCCGGGCGAGCTGCGCGCCGTGGCGGAGGAGCTGAACGCCCTGCTCACGCGCCACGACCGCGTGGCCCAGACCACCATCCTGGGCGGGCAGCCCCGCGTGGTGAAGATCACCTTTGACAAGAGCCGCCTCTCCTCCTTCAACGCCAGCCTGTTGCAGGCCTGGCAAGCCCTGCAGGGCGCCAACTGGAGCCTTCCCGCGGGCGCCATGTCCAGCGGCGACCAGGAGCTGGAGGTGCAGGTGGGCGACTTCCTGCGCAGCGCCGACGAGGTGGCCACCGTCGTCGTCGGGTCCTACCAGGGCCGCCCCGTTTACGTCCGTGACGTGGCGACGGTGGAGGACGGCCCGGCCGACCCCACCCAGTACGTGTGGATGGGGACGGGCCCCGCCGCCGCCGAAAAGGGCGCGTCGCCGGGCCAGGACACGCCCGCCGTCACCCTCAGCATCGCCAAGAAGCCGGGCACCAACGCCGTGGAGCTGGTCGCCGACCTGGACCGGCTCATCGCCGACCAGTCCGGGCGGGTCATTCCCGGCGACGTGACGGTCACCAAGACGCGGGATTACGGCGCCACGGCCGGCGAGAAGTCCAACGAACTGATCTTCCACGTCTTCCTTGCCACCATCTCCGTCGTCATCCTGATGGGGATCATGCTGGGGCGGAAGGAGGCCATCGTCGTGCTGGTGGCCGTGCCCGTCACCCTGGCCCTCACCCTGGCCGCCAGCTACTTCTTCGGCTACACGCTCAACCGCGTCACCCTCTTCGCCCTCATCTTCTCCATCGGCATCCTGGTGGACGACGCCATCGTCGTGGTGGAGAACGTGCACCGGCACTACCAGCTAAGGTGGACCAACGCCCGGCACGCCACCATCTTCGGCGTGGACGAGGTGGGCAACCCCACCATCCTGGCCACTTTCACCGTGATCGCCGCGCTGATGCCGCTGGCCTTCGTCAGCGGGCTGATGGGACCCTACATGCGGCCCATCCCCGTCAACGCCTCGGCCGCCATGTTCTTCAGCCTGCTCGTCGCTTTCGTCGTGTCGCCCTGGCTGACCTACCGCCTCTTCAATCGTGGCGCGAAGAAGGACGGAGCGGACCTGGGCCACCAGCATTTCGACCAGACCGAGGAGGAGACGCGTCTGCACAAGGGCTATGCCAGGCTGATGCGTCCCCTGCTGCAGAATCCGCGCCGGCGCTGGGCGGCCCTGGGCGGCGTGGCGGCCCTCCTGCTGCTCTCCATGGCGCTTGTTCCCATGCGCGCCGTGCTTGTCAAAATGATGCCCTACGACAACAAGAGCGAGATCCAGGTGGTGATCGACGCGCCGGAGGGTTACCCCCTGGAGCGCACCAACGCCGCCGCCCGCGATCTGGCCCAGGTCTTCGCCGGCCTGCCCGAAGTGACGGACTACCAGATCTACGTCGGTACCAGCGCGCCCTTCAATTTCAACGGACTCGTCCGGCACTACTTCCTGCGCAACCAGGCCAACCAGGCGGACATCCAGGTCAACCTGGTGGAAAAGAAGCATCGCCAGGACGCCAGCCACGACTTCGCCAAGCGCGTGCGCGGTCTGCTGCTGCCCATCGCGGAGCGGCATGGCGTCAACATCAAGGTGGCCGAGGTGCCGCCCGGTCCGCCCGTCCTGAGCACGATGGTGGCGGAGATCTACGGCCCCTCCGACGAAGGCCGCGTGGAGGTGGCCCGCCAGGTGCGCGGCATCCTGGAGAGCACCGAGGGCATCGTCGACGTGGACTGGATGGTGGAGGAGAACGCTCCGCGCGCCGAGCTGGTGGTGGACCGCGAGAAGGCGATGCGGAGCGGTGTCACGGCCGAAATGGTGGCGCGCACACTGCGCCTGGCCCTGGCCGGGGCCGACGCCGGGCTGCTGCACGTGGAGCTGGACCGCGCCGCCGTGCCTCTGCGCATGCAACTGGAGCGCGGCCAGCGCAGCCGGGTGGAGGATCTGCTCGACCTGACCGTGCACTCGGCCGAAGGGCGCATGATCCCGCTGGCCGAGCTGGTGCGCGTCGAGGAGCGCCAGCGCGAGTCCTTCATCTACCACAAGAACCTGCAACCGGTGACCTACGTCATCGGCGAGGTGGCGGGCAGCGCCGAGTCGCCCGTCTACGGCATCCTCAACATGAACCCGCGGGTGGAGGCGATCACCGCGCCGGACGGACGTCCCCTCGAGGTGATGAGCACGCACATGCCGGAGAACTCGCAGCGCTACGCGCTCAAATGGGATGGCGAGTGGCACATCACCTACGAGGTCTTCCGCGACATGGGCATCGCCTTCGCGGTGGTGATGGTCCTCATCTACGTGCTGGTGGTGGGCTGGTTCGGCAGTTTCGTCACGCCGCTCATCATCATGGCGCCCATCCCTCTCACCCTCATCGGCATCCTGCCCGGGCACGCCGTGCTGGGCGTCTTCTTCACCGCCACCTCGATGATCGGCTTCATCGCCCTGGCCGGCATCATCGTGCGCAACTCGATCCTGCTGGTGGACTTCATCAACCTGGAGATCCGCAGCGGCGAGAGCCTGGAGAACGCCGTGATGAAGGCCGGTGCCGTCCGGTTCCGGCCCATCCTGCTGACCGCCCTGGCCCTGGTGGTGGGCGCTGGTGTGATCTACCTGGACCCCATCTTCCAGGGTCTGGCCGTGAGTTTGATCGCCGGCGTGCTGGTCTCGACGGCGCTCACCCTCGTCGTCATCCCGCTGCTCTACTTCATGTACCTGGCGAAAGTGGGCACCGGCATCGTGCTGGAGAAGGAATAG
- a CDS encoding DUF2892 domain-containing protein: protein MNMNAILRGMAGFFTLLSLALAHWHSPNWLWFTAFVGLNQLQSAFSGWCPAMWMLRRAGVRE from the coding sequence ATGAACATGAACGCGATCCTGAGAGGCATGGCCGGTTTCTTCACGCTGCTCTCGCTGGCGCTGGCCCACTGGCACAGTCCCAACTGGCTCTGGTTCACGGCCTTCGTCGGCCTCAACCAGCTGCAGAGCGCCTTCAGCGGCTGGTGTCCGGCCATGTGGATGTTGCGCCGGGCCGGCGTGCGGGAATAG
- a CDS encoding flagellin has protein sequence MSLRINQNPLAIGVHRQLANTQHALDRAVTRLSSGLRVNYAWDDPAGLAVSERMRAQISSMTEAERNANYAINMLATAEGALATIDEKLIRMRALSIEASSGTLTSLDRSYLDTEFQQLKSEITRIANVTNYNGLYLIDGTYAEGAVGPGSQGIKLHIGTYNVSNQDFYYVHLADMTSSGLGLLDVNLLNTAAAQSAIDTMDAVIDTKDTERTRIGSYVTRLQATVQNLQISRENAVASESMIRDADMAEEMAAFTRAQILMQSGIAMQAQANQLPSLVAQLLR, from the coding sequence ATGAGTCTGAGAATCAACCAGAATCCGTTGGCAATCGGCGTTCATCGCCAGTTGGCCAACACGCAGCACGCCCTTGATCGGGCGGTCACCCGGCTCTCATCCGGCCTGCGCGTCAACTATGCGTGGGACGATCCGGCGGGACTGGCCGTATCAGAGCGGATGCGCGCGCAAATCTCCAGCATGACCGAGGCGGAACGCAACGCCAACTACGCCATCAACATGCTGGCCACCGCCGAAGGAGCCCTGGCGACCATTGACGAGAAGCTGATTCGCATGCGGGCCCTGTCCATTGAAGCATCCAGCGGCACCCTGACCAGCCTGGACCGCAGCTACCTGGACACGGAGTTCCAGCAGTTGAAGAGCGAAATCACGCGGATCGCCAATGTCACCAACTACAACGGCCTCTACCTGATCGACGGCACTTACGCCGAGGGCGCCGTCGGCCCCGGCAGCCAGGGGATCAAGCTGCACATCGGGACCTACAACGTGTCCAACCAGGACTTCTACTACGTCCATCTGGCCGACATGACCTCCTCGGGTCTGGGCCTGCTCGACGTGAACCTGTTGAACACGGCGGCCGCCCAGAGCGCCATCGACACGATGGACGCGGTGATCGACACCAAGGACACCGAGCGAACCCGCATCGGATCCTATGTCACCCGCCTGCAGGCCACGGTCCAGAACCTGCAGATCTCACGGGAGAATGCGGTCGCCTCCGAGAGCATGATCCGCGACGCGGACATGGCCGAGGAGATGGCGGCCTTCACCCGGGCCCAGATCCTGATGCAGTCGGGCATTGCCATGCAGGCGCAAGCCAACCAGCTGCCCTCCCTGGTGGCCCAGCTGCTCCGCTGA